The Acidobacteriota bacterium genome contains the following window.
TGTAGGATCTGTCGAGATCGGTCAGGTCTGTGTGAATAAATCCAGTCGCGTCGACTTTCGCGATCCCGCGGGACCGTGCGGTAAGGTCGCGATATTTGGGCGTTTGTTCGGCAGTGCCGGAGATCGCCTCGATCCTTGCTTTGGTTGACCGCATCTCAACATCCTGACTCGTGATCGAATAGATCTCAAAGAGGCCACGCAAACCACCAATAAGCTGCGAACTCTTATCACCGTATTTAGCTTCGCCGGCCTTAATAGAACGCTCGTATAATGGCAGAGCCTTCTCGAAATTTACAAATTTCATGTAGAAATCGCCGAAGTTATTCAATGTAAGCAATTGCAGGGCGATGTCTGGTGGAGCTAAGCCGTCCGAGGCGGCAAGAGCTTCAGAATAGAGTTTTTCAGCTTCGTCGATCTGAGCGCGGGATTCGCCGATCGAATCGCTTAGGATGAAGTTGTAAACGGTCCACGCGAGCTCATTCTTGACCGAGATGGCCGGAGGTGAGTTTTCTGACTTGCTGCTCTTATGAATGTCGAGAGCCTCGCGATAAAACTGCTTTGCCCTTTGGGCAGATGCTTTCGATTCGGAAATTGCACCAAATCTATTTCGGGGTTCAAACTTGGCTATATTTGCTCTTATCGCTTTGGCCTTCTCCTTATTGAGTTGGGCGAGATTTGTCAGAGCGAAAGCATGCCCGATCGACTTTTTCGACGCTTTTTTCTCGATCGCAACAACCTTTTCGGCGAGAGGGATGGCGTCGTCAAATTTGCCTTGATGGTAAAGCGCTGCGATGTTTTGATTCAGGGTTCGAATCTCCGAATCCTGAGCAAATACGAAGGTCGTTAGCAAAAGCAAAGCGATGTGAAAGGCTAGAAAAAATCTCATAACTCGATATCGGGTATCGTAATCGCACTTAAGCAAAAAAGAAAGGCCGGAAACTATTTCCCGGCCTTAATAACAGTGAGTTAGGTGTCCAGATTTACCAGGTTATCTCTATCTCATAATTATCCGCTCCGCCATTTGCGTCAAAGATCTGTATGACGGCGGCGAAACCGTTGTTCCACGACGGCTGTTCTAATACTTTGACCGTTCCGCGTCCGCGGACCTTGCGGACGTTTACAGAGCCGGGACGGTTGGCTAGATAGCCGTTGATCGTGAAATCCGCTCCCGAAAGTCCGGTGCCGGAAATGTCATCCGCCATAACGCTGGTTCCTGCGACGCTGATGTTGACGGTTTGGTCAACGCGGCCACGCCAAATTACGCTGCCCGGACGGTATGGTTCCTCGACGTTACCGCCGGTTCCCGTCCATGAGACATCGATCTTGTAATCGCCTGCACCGCCTTTCGTGTCAGAGATCTGGATGATCGCCGTGAAGTTATTCGAGCGATTTGGCTGCTGAATTACCGTGACATTGCCGCGGCCGCTTGATTTTTGTACCGTGATCGTCGAATTTCGTCGCGGAAGCGACCCACCCATATTCTGATAGGTTGTTTGAAGTCCGTTTCCAGAAACGTTCTCAGCATAAATAGCATTTCCGCGGATCACAATGTTTGCCCTGTCATCGACGCGGCCGCTCCAAGTAGCGGTTCCGTTCTCGAGGCCCGGTTGCGGATAAACCGGAGGATAGATCGGCGGAACCGGATAAGTTGGATTTGGAGGATAGACCGTTCCAGGCCTTTCAGGAGCAGGATATTTACGCGGTTTGAAATCATACCCGTCGTTATATCCATCTCTAAAATATCTCTCAAAGTTTCGGTCGTATTGGCCAGAATAGTTCTTGTAGTTTCGTCTGACATTAGCACGAGCATCGCTGCCGCCAAGCCAGTAACCGCGATCGTAAGCGATCACCTCGCCGCTTGCGTTCGAACCG
Protein-coding sequences here:
- a CDS encoding energy transducer TonB, yielding MRFFLAFHIALLLLTTFVFAQDSEIRTLNQNIAALYHQGKFDDAIPLAEKVVAIEKKASKKSIGHAFALTNLAQLNKEKAKAIRANIAKFEPRNRFGAISESKASAQRAKQFYREALDIHKSSKSENSPPAISVKNELAWTVYNFILSDSIGESRAQIDEAEKLYSEALAASDGLAPPDIALQLLTLNNFGDFYMKFVNFEKALPLYERSIKAGEAKYGDKSSQLIGGLRGLFEIYSITSQDVEMRSTKARIEAISGTAEQTPKYRDLTARSRGIAKVDATGFIHTDLTDLDRSYKTTAEIQRMLTPPGQYIVRSIEVELLVNEDGTVAEAKVITPSKYTKQVEEAAMASKFRPFEYNGKRQKLKGKIYFNYKD